Part of the Rana temporaria chromosome 11, aRanTem1.1, whole genome shotgun sequence genome, GGAGCCCACCAGCAATATGGCCGCTTGCAGGATGGAGACAATGCGATAGGCCAAAGGAGGTGACGTGGCCACTTTGGCAGCCTGTGtcagaggaaggagagagggggggggctctctctcCAATCAAATGACCCGTTTTCAAAGCTCCCCAGCTTTGACAAAGATGATGGGAGAGAACCCCCCCTGGTCCCTCTCCTTCCTCTGACACAGACTGCTGGAGTGAagaagttaaagcagagttccaggcttttttttttttctttattaaaagtcagcagctacaaacagtttagctgctgactgttgataaacagacactcacctgtcccacggtccagcgatgcggccgcacgGAGCCTcgctcctccccctctctgcgGCACCTCTattgcaactgtgggcacccagccatgacagcttgcagcttcatgGCCAGGCGCACCTGCGTGAGTTGCACTGCGCACTCCtagtggacaggcaatcttctgggacctgcgaagattgccaagagggaggggccgcctagggggagaggaggagtcacctaggtggCCAATAGTCAGAAGCAGGAAGTGGGACGGGAAGTCCTATTTGATACTaagcacccactccccccccctcctccaacatttttgccaaatgtggcatataaggggtgcctaaagtggaagttccacttttgggtggatctccgctttaataCACCACCTTAATTCTTTCCCCTACTTTCTTCTTTCAAGCATGTGTGTTGTGGCCAAGTATCTTCGCTTGTATAATGGCGAGTGACTACTTTTTATAGTAGATCAACAGTACttggcaacaataaaaaaaattaaatcggttaaaaatgttttggtttttcatgtgtttttttaatactatttttcttttttttactatgattgttctgcaattgtttgtttttacctttttagAACCTGTGTATCTTGGAATTATAATTGTACTTGTTCATTGTGGGATTTGGCATACAATAGTTTAGCTGGCTGCAGGTTTAAGTAGTTCTAGCACCTGCGTTATCTGTTATAATTCCTATTGAAATATATGCTACATATTCCATCTATACAGTAGGTAGgtttttcatatattttggtaCATGGGACTTGTTGGCCCAAGTCACCTTTTTATCAAACACAAAAGGCAGTTGGTTGCCATTTCCTTTCCATATTTGGTTGTGCTTATTATCTATCTGTCACACACCACATTATGTTTCTCTTCTGTACTTAAGAGGATGAAAAAGTTCATACACATTACTGGCTGATATTCTAGTTAAGCCTACTCCATGAGCTATTCATTCTGTTCTTGATGATAGGCTAAGCTAGCTTCGCACCTGCAGAGTATGGAGATGGTATTTCAGAATCTGTGATATTCCTTGGACACCTGTATTCAGTTTCAGATGCAGAAGGGAAGCACTATGTAACTAGCAACATAATGCATAACATGCTCTGATGATACCATTAGCCTGCCTATCCTAATTATATGTATGTTTTTGTAATCACATTTCTAATAACCTAGTATGGTGATAACATGTAGAAGTAAACTTTAGTGTTAACATTTATAGCtggtaattttatttttagaccCATTTAATTGGTAATCTGCCTTTAATCCAATGTCCTTGTTTGTGGAATGATCTGTTCACTGCTAAAAAAGGAtgtagcattgtaaaaaaaaaaaaaaaaaaaaaaaacctaggttTTACTAAAGAGCTATGGCCTTATTACACAGATGTACAGGGAATTGTTTTTAATCTCCATTCTGCTTTCCCATTACAGATGGTGATGACGACCCACAATTCTCCTGGGTGGCTTCATCTCCCTCCAGCAAAGACGTTGCATCACCCACTCAGATGCTAGGAGATGGGTGTGATCTCGGCATaggagaagaggaagggggaTCTGGGTTGCCGTATCCCTGCCAGTTCTGTGAAAAGTCTTTTAGTCGTCTCAGCTACCTGAAAAGGCACGAGCAGATCCACAGTGACAAACTTCCATTCAAATGCACATACTGCAGCCGACTGTTTAAGCACAAGAGGAGTAGGGATCGCCACATTAAACTCCACACTGGGGACAAAAAGTATCATTGCCAcgaatgtgaggctgcattttctCGTAGTGATCATCTTAAAATTCATCTAAAAACACACAGTTCTAGCAAGCCTTTTAAATGTACAGTGTGTAAGCGTGGATTTTCTTCCACTAGCTCTCTGCAGAGTCACATGCAAGCTCATAAGAAAAACAAGGAGCATTTGGCTAAATCAGACAAGGACATGAAGAAAGACGACTACATGTGTGATTATTGTGAGGAGACATTCAGCCAGACCGAGGAGCTGGAGAAGCATGTGATGAAGCGACATCCCCAGCTTTCAGagaaagcagacctgcagtgtaTCCATTGCCCTGAAGTATTTTCGGATGAATCTTCTCTGCTGAACCACATTGACCAAGTCCATGCCAACAAGAAGCACAAGTGTCCAATGTGCCCAGAGCAGTTTTCTTCGGTGGAAGATGTATACTGCCACCTTGATAGTCATAGACAGCCTGATTCAAGCAATCATAGCATTAGTCCAGATCCAGTCTTGGGAAGTGTGGCTTCGATGAGTAGTGCCACACCAGACTCCAGTGCATCAATTGAACGTAGTTCAACTCCTGACTCAACGCTTAAGCCACTTAGAGCACATAAGAAAACCTTATTAGAAAGAGAGGAGAGCCAGAGTTGGTCCAAGGTTAGTTACAGCTGCCCTTACTGTACAAAAAGAGATTTCAACAGTTTGGCTGTCTTGGAGATCCACTTAAAAACTATTCATGTGGACAAACCCCAACAAAGCCACACCTGTCAAATCTGTTTGGATTCTTTGCCCACCCTGTATAACCTTAATGAGCATGTTAGAAAGGTTCACAAAAACCATGCCTACCCTATGGTACAGTTTAGCAACATAACTGCCTTTCATTGCAACTATTGTCCTGAAATGTTTGCTGACATTAACAGCCTTCAAGAACACATTCGCATCACTCACTGTGGACCCAACACTACTCCTCAAGAAGGCAACAATGCTTTCTTCTGTAACCAGTGTTCTATGGGATTTCTTACTGAGTCCTCACTGACTGATCATATTCAGCAAACCCATTGCAATGTTGGAAGCTCAAAGCTTGAATCTCCTGTTATTCAGCCAAGTCAGTCATTCATGGAAGTGTATTCGTGCCCGTATTGCACAAACTCTCCCATATTTGGTTCTGTATTGAAGCTCACAAAGCATATAAAAGAAAACCACAAGAACATTCCGTTGGCAAACAATAAGAAATCAAAATCCGAGCAGAGTCCGGTTTCTTCAGATGTTGAAGTTTCTTCCCCAAAGAGGCAGCGGCTGTGTCCTAGCCTAAACTCTGTGTCAAATGGAGAGTATCCTTGTAATCAGTGTGACTTAAAGTTTTCCAATTTCGAAACCTTTCAAACACATTTGAAATCACATTTGGAGCTTCTTTTAAGAAAACAGTCCTGCCCTCAATGCAAGGAGGACTTTGACTCCCAAGAGTCTCTCCTACAGCACCTCACAGTACACTACATGACAACCTCCACACATTACGTGTGCGAGAGCTGTGACAAGCAGTTCTCATCTGTAGATGATCTGCAAAAGCACTTGCTGGACATGCATACTTTTGTGTTATATCACTGCACTCTTTGCCAAGAAGTCTTTGATTCTAAGGTTTCCATCCAAGTGCATTTGGCAGTAAAGCATAGTAATGAGAAGAAAATGTATCGCTGTACAGCATGTAACTGGGACTTCAGAAAAGAGGTGGACCTTCAGCTTCATGTCAAGCACAGCCATTTGGGCAACCCAGCAAAGTCACATAAGTGTATCTTCTGTGGTGAAACCTTCAGTACGGAAGTAGAGCTTCAGTGTCATATCACTACTCACAGTAAGAAATACAATTGCAAATTTTGCAGCAAAGCATTCCATGCAATCATTCTCCTTGAAAAGCACCTGCGAGAGAAGCACTGTGTATTTGACACTAGCGGCCAAAATGGTACCGCTAATGGTATGGTACCAGCAGGCAAGAAGTCAGAGACTGCTGAGGTCCCAAGTGTGTTAATGAAGAACCCAGAAATTGCAAACAGCCACGAGGCCAGTGAAGAGGATATTGATGCTTCTGAGCCAATGTATGGCTGTGATATCTGTGGAGCAGCTTACACAATGGAAGGTCTCCTACAGAACCATCGATTAAGAGATCATAATATCAGACCAGGAGAAGATGAATGTTCTAGGAAGAAAGCAGAATTTATCAAAGGCAGCCACAAGTGTAATATTTGCGCAAGAACGTTTTTTTCGGAAAATGGACTTAGAGAACACATGCAGACACACAGGGGTCCTGCAAAACACTACATGTGCCCTATCTGTGGGGAACGGTTCCCATCTTTGCTAACACTAACTGAACACAAAGTTACTCATAGCAAAAGTTTAGATACAGGAACATGCAGAATCTGTAAACTGCCCCTTCAAAGTGAAGAAGAATTTATTGAACATTGCCAGATGCACCCAGACCTTCGGAATTCCCTGACTGGTTTCCGTTGTGTTGTCTGTATGCAGACTGTCACATCCACTCTGGAACTTAAAATTCATGGAACATTCCATATGCAAAAGTTGGCAGGAAACTCTGCTGCCTCCTCTCCTAATGGACAAGTACTACAGAAGATTTACAAATGTGCCCTATGCTTGAAAGAATTCAGAAACAAGCAGGATCTGGTAAAGTTAGATGTTAATGGCTTACCGTATGGTCTATGTGCTGGATGCTTAAGCAGAACCACTAATGGACAACCCTCCAACCAACCCCCACAAGAAGTCTGTGAGAGGCTGTGTCTGAGATGCCCAGAGTGCAGTGTCAAGTTTGAGAGTGCTGAAGATCTGGAAAGTCATATCCAGATTGATCACAGAGACTTGACACATGATGTTAATGGTCAGAGAAAAGTAGCCCAAACTTCTCCACTCCCAAGAGTAAGTACTTACTtattttatgtccttttttcagtGATGATTTTTTGTGTTTTGAATTTACTTTAGCAGATGCATTACAAAAGACAAAAAACGAGGGTTCCACGTGGTGCTTATACCACAATGTATATTACACTGAGAAAGGCTTTGAACAtttttgccatgttttttttttcctgttgagaaatttttattttacttctggCCCGATGAATGTAAAATACAAAATTTGATAGTTGTAACAGGAACAGTTTCTGAGTTTTGAAATATCCCACTGCTTGGTGCATCTTCAGGGTAGAAAGTAACGGGAAATCTCCACATCAAGAGCACCAATCAGAGCAGTAAAATATGAAATGGGTACTAATGCTTTGCCACTAAATAACCAATGAGAGCAGTAAAATATAAAACGTTATAGTTGCACTTATATGAGGCATTTCTGATGGGTTGCTAGAGGGTATATTTGAACAGAGATGAGCAAATAATCTATAGGACAGAGAATTTTCCTATCAGTTACTTAGGGTACAGTTCAATAATCTTGGATCTTCCAATACATTTTTTGGCATAACTTTTCTTATGAAACATTAAAACATGGCATTCTGTTGATATCAAACCATTT contains:
- the ZNF423 gene encoding zinc finger protein 423, whose protein sequence is MSRRKQAKPRSVKVEDSDDFSLNWDASLNQTGGPETEAEREGRGLEDGNSVTSQEERLEEEELEDESIYTCNNCQQDFDSLAELTEHRTQHCLGDGDDDPQFSWVASSPSSKDVASPTQMLGDGCDLGIGEEEGGSGLPYPCQFCEKSFSRLSYLKRHEQIHSDKLPFKCTYCSRLFKHKRSRDRHIKLHTGDKKYHCHECEAAFSRSDHLKIHLKTHSSSKPFKCTVCKRGFSSTSSLQSHMQAHKKNKEHLAKSDKDMKKDDYMCDYCEETFSQTEELEKHVMKRHPQLSEKADLQCIHCPEVFSDESSLLNHIDQVHANKKHKCPMCPEQFSSVEDVYCHLDSHRQPDSSNHSISPDPVLGSVASMSSATPDSSASIERSSTPDSTLKPLRAHKKTLLEREESQSWSKVSYSCPYCTKRDFNSLAVLEIHLKTIHVDKPQQSHTCQICLDSLPTLYNLNEHVRKVHKNHAYPMVQFSNITAFHCNYCPEMFADINSLQEHIRITHCGPNTTPQEGNNAFFCNQCSMGFLTESSLTDHIQQTHCNVGSSKLESPVIQPSQSFMEVYSCPYCTNSPIFGSVLKLTKHIKENHKNIPLANNKKSKSEQSPVSSDVEVSSPKRQRLCPSLNSVSNGEYPCNQCDLKFSNFETFQTHLKSHLELLLRKQSCPQCKEDFDSQESLLQHLTVHYMTTSTHYVCESCDKQFSSVDDLQKHLLDMHTFVLYHCTLCQEVFDSKVSIQVHLAVKHSNEKKMYRCTACNWDFRKEVDLQLHVKHSHLGNPAKSHKCIFCGETFSTEVELQCHITTHSKKYNCKFCSKAFHAIILLEKHLREKHCVFDTSGQNGTANGMVPAGKKSETAEVPSVLMKNPEIANSHEASEEDIDASEPMYGCDICGAAYTMEGLLQNHRLRDHNIRPGEDECSRKKAEFIKGSHKCNICARTFFSENGLREHMQTHRGPAKHYMCPICGERFPSLLTLTEHKVTHSKSLDTGTCRICKLPLQSEEEFIEHCQMHPDLRNSLTGFRCVVCMQTVTSTLELKIHGTFHMQKLAGNSAASSPNGQVLQKIYKCALCLKEFRNKQDLVKLDVNGLPYGLCAGCLSRTTNGQPSNQPPQEVCERLCLRCPECSVKFESAEDLESHIQIDHRDLTHDVNGQRKVAQTSPLPRKKTYQCIKCQMTFENEREIQIHVANHMIEEGINHECKLCNQMFDSPAKLLCHLIEHSFEGMGGTFKCPVCFTVFVQANKLQQHIFAVHGQEDKIYDCSQCPQKFFFQTELQNHTLSQHTQ